The Leptospira koniambonensis sequence GCTTCTACACAATGGCCGCATTGTAAACATGCACCGTAATCAAATGTCACTTCTTTAGAAGAGGAAACTTTTAATCCTCCAGTTGGACAGACCTTCTCTATAGATTTGTCTAGATGAAATCCTTTTTTGGAAGATGGAACAGGGATACCTCTTGCATTTGGATTGGTCGGTCCCATCTTCTCAAAATTTAGATTTTTTGCCGGACGGAATATATTAATGATTTCCTGGATTTGTTTCATAGATCTACTCCCACATAACTGAGGTTGAAAGATTTATTATTCAGAGGAAAATCCCCGATATTCTCCCCTCTAACTGCAAGCTCTAATGCATGCCAGTTCAGAACGGAAGGATCTCTTACATAAGCCTCTGAAATATCTCCAGAAGAATTAAGAGAGAAAGACGCTAAAACTGGACCTCTCCATCCTTCTGCAATGCCGAAATACACTCCAGATTTTGCTTTAGAGATTTTCGTTTTTTCTAAACTTTCGTATGCTTTATGAAAATTCTTTAATACTGGAATTGCTTTAGCCAACCAACGTCCGCTATTCTTCAATTCTTCATAACGAAGATAGAATCTTGCCCAAGCATCTCCTTTCATTTGGCCAGCATCTAGATCCAAATTAATGGATTCTCCAGCAAGAGAATAGCTGGTATCATGGTGGCGAAGATCTCTAGAAATACCTGTACATTTTTCGACCATTCCTACAAATCCTAGATCTTTGAGTTGTTTATGTGTAATCACTCCACAGAGCTGTAATCTTTCTCTATTTGTAGATTTGTTCGCAGCTCTTTCAAAATGACCAGCCACATCGGAAGTAACATCTTGGATCCTTTTTGCTAGATCGTTTAGGACGGATTCAGTAAGTTCTTTTTTAAGTCTTACTTTTCCAGGACTTAATGCGCCTCTTCCGAAACGAGAACCAGTTAGGGCTTCCATTACTCCGAGTGGAACTCCTCTTTGCATAGCGCATACACCCTGGAGAGGATAATAACCTACATCACCCGCAATTGCTCCCATGTCCCCAATATGGATCGCGATCCTTTCTATCTCCAGAAGAACAGTTCTTGCGAAGTTTACTTCTTCCGGAACTTGGATACCATGAGCTTCTTCGAATGCTTTACTGAATGCGATTGCATAGGCAACTGTAGAATCACCTGATATCGCTTCTGCATAAGGAGAGATAGAATCTTTGTTTAGACCTTTCATTTTTTCCAGAAGGCCTCTCTTCTGAAATCCAAGGCGAATATCCAAGTTTTGGATCTCTTCTCCTTCTACTATAAAACGAAAATGTCCAGGCTCGATCACACCCGCATGGATCGGTCCAACTGCATGTGAATAAAAAGAATTTGGAATAGGAACATTGATCCCTCTATAAACCAAATCTTTGATCCCAGATTTAGTAAGGAATTTTTCGAGAAGATGTTTTCTATCTTGCGATAGATACTTCTCGTAATCCATAGAAGAATAATCTTCTGCTCCTTGGTCAGTGCCCAAGCTATGTCTAAGGACCCAAATTGGATTGGAATGATCCTCATATAAACTTTTTTCTGCGGTTTTAGAAAGAGTTTCCTTCTCTATTCCTTCTCGAGTCAGCCAGAAACGATGAGTTTGTTTCGTTTCCGAAGTGTGAAAAATTCCGGTAACGTTTTTCATAATACACCTTGTAATAACAGGTAAAATCCCCAGCAGCCAGTGCTAAGAAGAAGTAGAAGTAGGAAAAATCCGTTGGTCATTCTGATCCTAAGAATGGTAGAAAGATCCTTTGAAAATGGTCTTCCTTTGATATTCAATAGAGGCGCGAGTTTATACAACATCACTCCGAAAAATACGATCCCAAGGATTGGAACCAAGATCACGAATGATTTTCCGCCTATTTGTCCAGCCTTGATCAGAATTATATCTGTTACGAAGATTGGGGATCCAGGCATCACAAATGCTAAGAAGAGCGCTAAGATGAATAGAGACAAGGCAGGTTTATTGATTGAATCTGCTTGTATTATTTTATGAAGTTCTCGTTTGCCGGCATCCATTCTCACGATTCCCATGCTGATGAATAAAAGTGATTTCACCACCAAGTTAGTCGCCATCATGAATAAGAAAGCGGTATCGCTTAAGTCCATCCAAAGGAAAACAGCCAAGGCTCCTGTATGGAAAAGAGCAACTTTTGCAGAAATCCTTCTGATATCGTCTCGATCATATACTGCAAAAATACTTAAGAAAATCGTTAATATTCCTAAGACTAATAGTCCATCTGCTCCGCTGAATGTATGTGGAAAAAGTTGGTGATCTAAATGAACGAAAGGTCTAAGTGCAAAACAAACCGAAACAGGAATGAATGCAGAAAGTAAGGAGGAAACCTGTGTAGGACTTTCTCCATACGTATCTTCTATCCAAACGTGATTTGGAAAAAGTCCGAGTTTGGCTGTATATCCGAAGATCGCGAGCCAAAGGCCTATCTCTACCCAGATGATCTCAGGATGAGAAGAAGAATTAGCTGCTAAAAATTCAATCGGCTGATTGATTACATGCAAAGAAGAGCGGATAAGAATGATACCTAAGAATGCAATACCGAGTCCAAAAGAGTTGATCAGCAAAAATTTCCAAGCGATTGGGAATGATTTTGCTGTTCTACTAGAAGAGATGAGCAAAGCACCTACGAATGTAGTCGCTTCTATCAAAACCCATTGTAACGTAGTGCCTTCTTCATTCCAGTCTCGGATAATCCAGACTGCAAAATTGATCGCGGCACAGATAACGAGTAATACCGACCAGAAAAGTAAGTTTGTCTGGTTCTTTGTAGGAGCTAAAACATAAGTTAGGAAAATTAAAACGAAGACTGCTGCTCCGATCCCTAAAAGAATATCGAAGTTCATCTGGAAATATCCCCCTTATATTGTTCGCTATTGATCCTAAGGGCAGCACCTGCTCCGAGAATCAAAACAGCATCCAAGAAGGATCCGAATTCGCTTCCAATCGGAACTCCTGATTTTAGAAGTAGAGTAAGTAAAAATGTTCCGTTCTCAAAAATACTGAAACATGCAATTACGCCAATCCAGTTCCTTCTAACAATAAATCCGATCACTCCGATGTATATTAGAAGAAGGACATATAATAATCCGTATTGATGGGACTTCCCGAAAAATGCAGAAACCATATCCATGAAGAAGTAACAAGCCGCTGCACCCGCGAACAAAAGTGCGAGTGTAGGAAGATAACCTACTTTTGGAAAAGTTGATTCTGGAGAATGTATCCTTCTTGCTGTCCAAAAAAGAATGATAGGGGTTAAGATCCCTTTGAACACGATCACCATTGCCGCTAAAAAGATAGAATGGAAACCGTCTCCGCTTTCTTCTTGGTATAAAGGAAGAAGTAAAAGAAAACCTTGGATACCTAAAAGGATAACTACCCTCTTAAGCCTGTTTTCTAAAAGAATGACCACGCCGGTCAGTAGAATAATAAGATAACTAACATCTGCGCTCATATTTATTTACCTAGCTTCAGAAGAATTCCCAGGATCAGCATGAAGATAAAATTCAGTCCGAGTAATTCAGGGATCCAAATCCATTTTCTTCTGGTGCTGTTTGCTTCCCAATAACCGATTAATGCGGAGAGAAGAATGGCTCCTCCGAAGGAGGCTAATTCTTTCCAGATGGGAACAGAAGAAACTCCTAAGAAAACTTCCACATGTTCTAATCCAAGTTTGGTAAGAAGAAGGAACAAAGATGCAGTTTTGAATTGGTGAGCCAGCTCGAAAAATGCTCTAGTTCTTCCGGAAGCTTCGAGTAACATTGCTTCGTGAACCATTGTGAGTTCTAAGTGAGTTCTTGGATCGTCAAATGGTGGTTTGGCGAGTTCAGAAAGAACGATCAATGTTGCCCCCAAGAAGAACAAGATCGCAAAAGAAATATGTGCGAAGTTTTCGTGGAATACAACATTAGATTCTAATACTACAAGCACTAGGATCAGGATTGGTTCCCCAAAGATGAAAAGAAGAGTTTCTCTTGCTGCTCCCATTCCACCGAAAGAAGTTCCGTTCTCTACTGCATATGCAACAGTCGCAAATCGGATCATTCCTATCAAAAATGGGATTAGTAATAAGGAAGCCCATTCAAAAGAAACCAAGGACCATAAAACGAGTCCGAAAGCAAAAGCGAATATCGCAGAACTTTCTGAGAAAAATCCAGAGAAAGGACCGTCTATCGGACTTTTTTTGATCATTCGAACGGTATCATAAAGTATCTGTAGAACAGGTGCCCCTCTTCTACCTTGGGCATAAGCCCTGATCTTCTGGAGGATACCTCCGCATAAGAAAGGAAGAGATATAAAGGCTAAAATCTGGATCAGAATGCCCAATAAGAAAGTAGCTGTGACCATATGTCTCCCTCCGCAAGACGAACGATGATGATTACGATC is a genomic window containing:
- a CDS encoding metal (Ni/Fe) hydrogenase large subunit; protein product: MKNVTGIFHTSETKQTHRFWLTREGIEKETLSKTAEKSLYEDHSNPIWVLRHSLGTDQGAEDYSSMDYEKYLSQDRKHLLEKFLTKSGIKDLVYRGINVPIPNSFYSHAVGPIHAGVIEPGHFRFIVEGEEIQNLDIRLGFQKRGLLEKMKGLNKDSISPYAEAISGDSTVAYAIAFSKAFEEAHGIQVPEEVNFARTVLLEIERIAIHIGDMGAIAGDVGYYPLQGVCAMQRGVPLGVMEALTGSRFGRGALSPGKVRLKKELTESVLNDLAKRIQDVTSDVAGHFERAANKSTNRERLQLCGVITHKQLKDLGFVGMVEKCTGISRDLRHHDTSYSLAGESINLDLDAGQMKGDAWARFYLRYEELKNSGRWLAKAIPVLKNFHKAYESLEKTKISKAKSGVYFGIAEGWRGPVLASFSLNSSGDISEAYVRDPSVLNWHALELAVRGENIGDFPLNNKSFNLSYVGVDL
- a CDS encoding formate hydrogenase, with the translated sequence MSADVSYLIILLTGVVILLENRLKRVVILLGIQGFLLLLPLYQEESGDGFHSIFLAAMVIVFKGILTPIILFWTARRIHSPESTFPKVGYLPTLALLFAGAAACYFFMDMVSAFFGKSHQYGLLYVLLLIYIGVIGFIVRRNWIGVIACFSIFENGTFLLTLLLKSGVPIGSEFGSFLDAVLILGAGAALRINSEQYKGDISR
- a CDS encoding proton-conducting transporter membrane subunit, with translation MNFDILLGIGAAVFVLIFLTYVLAPTKNQTNLLFWSVLLVICAAINFAVWIIRDWNEEGTTLQWVLIEATTFVGALLISSSRTAKSFPIAWKFLLINSFGLGIAFLGIILIRSSLHVINQPIEFLAANSSSHPEIIWVEIGLWLAIFGYTAKLGLFPNHVWIEDTYGESPTQVSSLLSAFIPVSVCFALRPFVHLDHQLFPHTFSGADGLLVLGILTIFLSIFAVYDRDDIRRISAKVALFHTGALAVFLWMDLSDTAFLFMMATNLVVKSLLFISMGIVRMDAGKRELHKIIQADSINKPALSLFILALFLAFVMPGSPIFVTDIILIKAGQIGGKSFVILVPILGIVFFGVMLYKLAPLLNIKGRPFSKDLSTILRIRMTNGFFLLLLLLSTGCWGFYLLLQGVL
- a CDS encoding NADH-quinone oxidoreductase subunit H, encoding MVTATFLLGILIQILAFISLPFLCGGILQKIRAYAQGRRGAPVLQILYDTVRMIKKSPIDGPFSGFFSESSAIFAFAFGLVLWSLVSFEWASLLLIPFLIGMIRFATVAYAVENGTSFGGMGAARETLLFIFGEPILILVLVVLESNVVFHENFAHISFAILFFLGATLIVLSELAKPPFDDPRTHLELTMVHEAMLLEASGRTRAFFELAHQFKTASLFLLLTKLGLEHVEVFLGVSSVPIWKELASFGGAILLSALIGYWEANSTRRKWIWIPELLGLNFIFMLILGILLKLGK